From Ipomoea triloba cultivar NCNSP0323 chromosome 5, ASM357664v1, the proteins below share one genomic window:
- the LOC116019868 gene encoding prohibitin-3, mitochondrial-like translates to MGSQQAVSFLTSIARAAFGFGVGATVLNSAMYTVDGGQRAVLFDRFRGVIDETVGEGTHFLVPWLQKPFIFDIRTRPHTFSSISGTKDLQMVNLTLRVLSRPEVGHLANIFKTLGLEYDEKVLPSIGNEVLKSVVAQFNADQLLTERPHVSALVRESLIRRAEDFDIVLDDVAITHLSYGAEFSKAVEQKQVAQQEAERSKFVVMKAEQERRAAIIRAEGESESAKLISDATSAAGMGLIELRRIEASKEIASTLAKTPNVQYLPKGNNLLLGLQNR, encoded by the coding sequence ATGGGTAGCCAACAAGCGGTTTCATTTCTCACCAGCATTGCTCGGGCCGCTTTCGGCTTCGGAGTTGGCGCGACGGTGCTTAATTCCGCGATGTACACTGTCGACGGCGGCCAACGCGCCGTGCTTTTTGATCGGTTCCGTGGTGTGATCGACGAGACTGTCGGCGAGGGGACACACTTTCTGGTCCCGTGGCTACAGAAGCCGTTCATCTTTGATATCCGCACAAGGCCACACACTTTCTCGTCAATCTCTGGAACAAAGGATTTGCAGATGGTTAATCTCACCCTCCGGGTCCTATCCCGCCCCGAGGTCGGCCATCTCGCTAATATTTTCAAGACATTGGGGTTAGAGTATGACGAGAAGGTGCTTCCCTCGATCGGCAACGAGGTTCTTAAATCCGTGGTCGCTCAGTTTAATGCCGATCAGCTACTGACGGAGCGCCCCCACGTGTCTGCTTTGGTTCGGGAGAGCTTGATTCGCCGAGCTGAGGATTTTGACATTGTGCTCGATGATGTCGCTATAACGCATTTGTCTTATGGTGCGGAGTTCTCCAAAGCCGTTGAACAAAAGCAGGTTGCTCAGCAGGAAGCGGAGCGGTCCAAGTTTGTTGTGATGAAGGCTGAACAAGAGCGGAGAGCCGCAATTATTCGAGCGGAAGGTGAGAGTGAGTCTGCTAAACTCATTTCAGATGCTACTTCTGCTGCCGGCATGGGTTTAATAGAGCTCAGGAGGATCGAGGCCTCGAAGGAGATCGCATCCACCTTGGCCAAGACTCCTAATGTTCAGTACCTTCCTAAAGGCAACAACCTTCTCCTTGGTCTCCAAAATCGTTAA